The window GCCGACATGCACGTAGAGCTTGCCGTCGGGCCCGATGCTGACGTTCGAGATCTGGTGCGACTGGCCCTGGGTCTCGGGCTGCATATTCAGCAGCACCGTGCGCGAGTCCATCGACAGTCCGCCCGCGACGCTGTCGATCCTCTCGACCTTTGGGTAGTGCGAAGCCCCGCCCGCCGGCGAGCCGTTGTCCCACAACATCCCGACGTACAGGTGATAGACCTCCGGGTCGAGCTCGTCCCGCTGCACGGCGATGCCGGTCAGCCCCTGCTCGCCCGAGCCCGAGATCGGCCCCTGAGGGTTGTAGTCGAGCAGGCCAGTAGCGAACTCGTGCTTCGTGCCGTCGCGGGTGACCACCTGGATCGAACCGTAGAGCTCCGTGACGAAGTAGAGCGGGTCGTCGGGGTTCGGGCCCGGGTTGGGCACGAACGCGATGTTGACCGGCAGGCGGTAGCCCTCGCCCACCTGCTCAACAACAAAGCCCGGCTGGCTGGAGACAAACGGGATATCAAGCTCTGCCGAACGCGCCAGCAGTGAGAAGTCGGGCGTGGTCTGGCCCTCGGTCCCGTAGTAGGTCCCGCCCGCCGACGAGACCCACAGGTCCAGCCGCTCGCCGGCGGCTAGATCGACCGCCGGGAGGAAGAGGGTCCTCTCGCCGCCCGCGCCGTCGCCGATAGTGAGGTCCGAACGCGTAAGCGAGAGCGGCCGATCGCCGGCCGTGATCACGATCCTCACCGTGGCGTGGTTCGCCATCTCCGGGAAGTCGGTTACCAGGTTCCCTGGGAGGTCGCTGCCCTCAATCTGCAGGAACGGCGAGCCGGTCGAGCCCGCCTCGATGGAGAGCTTGGGGGGCAGGCCGGCGGTCTCGCCTCCGAAGAACTCGACCTCCGAGAATTGCATCGAGTTCGCCGCGTTGACGTCGCGCACCTCGGTGATGACCATCCGGTAAGAGGTGAACGCCCCCAGCGTGTTGTCGACCGCGACATCGCCGCCCTGGGTGAACCGCTCGAGCGGCAGGTTGATCTCGCCCGAGTCGATCAGGGTCCAGTTTTCGCCGTCGCCGAAGCCGCCGTCGACCGACTGGATCGCCTCGTTTGTGCCGTACAGAGCCCAGGCAGAGGGGTCCCGCTCGGGCGCGTCGTTGGCGGTGGTCATGCGGAACCCGCTGATGGTGGTCGCCCCTACCTCCGGAGTAATGATGAACCCGGATCGCTCCCTGCCGTGGTTGATGTACTTGGTGCCGGCATCGCCGTCGATGGCCTTGTCGACCTCCTCGCCGGGAGCCGAGTCGCTGGTGAAGGTCGACGCGATGTCCTGGACCGGGAGGATCGCGTCGCCGGCCGACAGGACGCCGGGTCCTGCACCGCCGCTCTGCGCGAAGAACTGCGCGTCCGCCACCTGCATGCTGTTGGCGGCGCCCTCGTTCTTGACCGTCGGGAAGATCAGCTTGTACGACGAGTAGACGGTGTCGTTGGCGAAGCTGACAGCCGCCCCGATCGTCTGCCGGGCGTCCGGCAGGCTGAGCGCGCCCGACGAGATTTCTGTCCAGTTCTGCTCGCGGCCCGATCCGTGGGGCGTCGCGGAGATGGCGTCGTTCGTGCCGTACAGGACGTAGCTGGCGGGGTCGCGGGCTGCGGCGTCGTTCGCGGTGGTGAGGACCAGGCTCTTGACCGCCGACGCCGACGTGGGCGTGACGATGAATCCAGTCAGCAGCTTGCCAAAGTTGAGGTACTTGGTGCCCGGGTCGCCGTCGAGGACGTCGACCGCCTGCTCGCCGTTGGGAGATTCGCTGTCGGTGCCGGCGTCGAAGTCGAAGGCGATAATGGCGTCGCCCGGCGACAGGAACGAGTCGCCAACCGGCAGTTCGATCGGCGTGCCGAGAGTGCTAGTCCACACCGGCGCCGGCGTGGCCGGGATGTCTTCGAGCTGCAGCGCGAACGTGCTCGAGGCTGCGCCGGTCTGGAACAGCCGGCTCGCGTAGCTGCTCACCGAGCCGGCGTCGTCGCGGTACCGAACCCGCAGTTCGTACTGGGTGTTTGCGTTCAGCTCGATTTGGCCCGCGTGGCTGTTGATGAAGATGCCGTCCCCCAGGTGCGTGTGCAGACGCTCCACCCCCTCGATGCCGAGGGTCTGCCACACCGGTTCGGCCCCCCCGCCCGTCGTCCAGATCTCCCAGTCGGTCGACTTGTGGGCGTCGGAGTCCGGATCGAAATAGCCGACCGCCTCCATGTGCACGTCCGCCGGGTTGACCTCCTGGCCGTCGAAGGCGGGCTCGGTGACATTGGGCGCCGAGGGAACGGCGTTCGGCGTGCTGGGGATGCCAACGATGTGGATGAAGTCGATGCGCGTCGCCATGTTGGCCGCGGCTCCCGAGTCGAGCGTCAGCCGCCCGTCGGCGACGGTTACTTCCGCGGTGGCGAACATCGGTCCGGCGCCGTCCTGCACCGCGGAGAAGAAGCTCACGCCCTCGACGTTCACTGTGTGCAGGCCGTGGTCGTTGCCTGGGTCGCCGACCGCGACGGTAACCTCATAGGCGCCGTTCGCGAGCGCGAACTCCCAGTCTTGCCTGGCCTCGATGTGGATCAGGGTGTCGAGCCGCTGGTCGGCCAAGACGCTGCGCTCCCGCCCCTGATCGGTATGATCGCTCGACCAGCCGTAGCTGTAGCCCCCGCCCCGGTCGCCGAAGAGGTTGCCGGAGTCACGCAGGTACCCGGTCGGGGTCGTGCCCTCGTCGTTCTGAAAATTGACCAGGTAGGTGTCGCCGGCGAGGAGCTCTCGCTGCTCGAGCAGCTCGACACGCAGCGGACGGCGTTGGGGACGCTTGGACTCGGAGCTCATGGTGCGTGCCTTGAGGGAAATCCGCGCAGTCACACCGCCCTCACGATAGCCGCCGTGGGGGCGTCGACTCGGATTGGTTGTTCCGGGAGGAGATCAGACGCCAGCGGCGGGACGGCCGCCGCGGCCGCTAGTGAGATCGGCCGCCGGTGAGGTCAGCCGGTAGGTGAGCAGTTGAGTTCTCAGGGGGAGAACAGCTTGACGTAGACCTGCAGGTCTCGCCAGTCATTGTTGTCGATGGAATTCGGCGAATCCTCGAACCCGACAGTAATCGTGCCGTTGTCGCTGTCCGAAACCACGTGTGGGCTGACGCGCCAGGGCGTTTCGGCCGTGCCGAGGAAGGGCTTGTGGCGGCCCTGGATCTTGTAGCGCCGGATCTTTTCGCTGAGGTTGCGCACAACGTACACGCCCCGATTGGTGGGTTGCTTGAGGCCCGGTGCGGACTCGACGCCGTCGTCCGACCACAGCAGCTTGCCGTCCTGCGCGTCAACGATGCGGAACCCGGTCTGGAACCTCGCCTCGGCTGTCAGGGTCAGCAGGGCCTCTTCGCCGGGACGCAGGTCGAGCGAGAAGCCTTCACTGACGTCCACGTCTTCGGGCTGCTCGGACGAGGCCATCGGCTCGGGCAACAGGGGCGAGACCGGAAGGCGCGGCGCGCCAAGGCGCTGCGGGAA is drawn from Posidoniimonas polymericola and contains these coding sequences:
- a CDS encoding PQQ-dependent sugar dehydrogenase codes for the protein MSSESKRPQRRPLRVELLEQRELLAGDTYLVNFQNDEGTTPTGYLRDSGNLFGDRGGGYSYGWSSDHTDQGRERSVLADQRLDTLIHIEARQDWEFALANGAYEVTVAVGDPGNDHGLHTVNVEGVSFFSAVQDGAGPMFATAEVTVADGRLTLDSGAAANMATRIDFIHIVGIPSTPNAVPSAPNVTEPAFDGQEVNPADVHMEAVGYFDPDSDAHKSTDWEIWTTGGGAEPVWQTLGIEGVERLHTHLGDGIFINSHAGQIELNANTQYELRVRYRDDAGSVSSYASRLFQTGAASSTFALQLEDIPATPAPVWTSTLGTPIELPVGDSFLSPGDAIIAFDFDAGTDSESPNGEQAVDVLDGDPGTKYLNFGKLLTGFIVTPTSASAVKSLVLTTANDAAARDPASYVLYGTNDAISATPHGSGREQNWTEISSGALSLPDARQTIGAAVSFANDTVYSSYKLIFPTVKNEGAANSMQVADAQFFAQSGGAGPGVLSAGDAILPVQDIASTFTSDSAPGEEVDKAIDGDAGTKYINHGRERSGFIITPEVGATTISGFRMTTANDAPERDPSAWALYGTNEAIQSVDGGFGDGENWTLIDSGEINLPLERFTQGGDVAVDNTLGAFTSYRMVITEVRDVNAANSMQFSEVEFFGGETAGLPPKLSIEAGSTGSPFLQIEGSDLPGNLVTDFPEMANHATVRIVITAGDRPLSLTRSDLTIGDGAGGERTLFLPAVDLAAGERLDLWVSSAGGTYYGTEGQTTPDFSLLARSAELDIPFVSSQPGFVVEQVGEGYRLPVNIAFVPNPGPNPDDPLYFVTELYGSIQVVTRDGTKHEFATGLLDYNPQGPISGSGEQGLTGIAVQRDELDPEVYHLYVGMLWDNGSPAGGASHYPKVERIDSVAGGLSMDSRTVLLNMQPETQGQSHQISNVSIGPDGKLYVHVGDGFDASTAQDLNQFRGKILRMETDGSPATDNPFYNAGDGISPTDYVYAYGFRNPFGGAWRASDGKHYEVENGPSVDRFAQVNEGVNYGWDGSNASMQTFAIYNWAPSTAPVNITFVQPETFNGSQFPASFQDMAFIGESGPTYAAGPQANGKRVTQFELDANGDLVDGPNTLVEYVGVGRSSVVALAAGHDGLYFSELYEDTGEGGATGPGARIYRIRYVNQLAGDYDIDGDVDQDDYTVWRSTYGSNLLLAADGNGDGVVNAADYTVWRDNIGAALPAPSPAESPIAVATDSLAADQSEPAPDDSLLTNAVFAAFSPEATPQSSASSALDSLAANGGSDATGRDAQVQAIEGLARGRRPMRPAWTLELSPASETEQDATAADRDAAFAGLRRPTQSPLSPRR